The segment TCCTGAGATTTACCCTCCATGGCGAAGTCCAGCTTCATTCTCAGAAGCAGGAGTTTAAAGGGCAGTAAAGATTGTAGTTTGGATAAAATCATTCGCGATAAGTATAAAACAATTCAAATAAAAAAGCAACCTACTTAAGTGTTGTTCCACAAATGCGGGAACCCATAAAGTCTGTAATCCTTCCTGAGTTATTAAAAATTTAAAACATAGGTCATTTTAACTCATATCTCATCTCTGAGTGCCGAAGAGATCAATTGACAACTTCTACAAGATGAGGAAAATGATGAAAATAATCAAATCAATTTCGATAATTCTAGTTTTCGTTTTACACGCCTTCGCCCAGGAATCAACATCTTCTCTTCAAAACGACCCTCATAATCCGCCATTTAGAGAAAACACGATCCTGCTAAAGTTCAAGGATGACATTTCTTTCAATAAATCCTTATTAAAGGGCAATTCTATCGCCACCGGAATTTCTACTATCGATCAACTGAACCAAACCTACCGTGTAGAGTCGATGGTTTCGGTATTCAAAAATACCAAATCTAAATCGAACAAGACTTTCTTTTTAGATGCGAGCGGCGAGAAACGTGACATACCGAGCCTGGACAAAATATATAAGATCAAATATCAGGCAAGGATTTCTCCCAAGCAATTAGCAGAACAGTATGCACAAGACCCTAATATCGAATATGCTGAGCCCGATTATTACTTCTTTAAGAGTGATACTCATCCAAATGATCCATTATATACAAACGGTGACCAGTGGCATTTTGCCGCAGTAAATGCACCAGCGGCCTGGGATTTAAGCACTGGAAGCAATAGCCAAATTATCGGCATCATCGATACAGGTGTTGATTGGAACCATCCCGACTTGAACGACAATATCTGGTCAAATACTCAGGAAATTGCAAACAACGGCATCGATGATGATGGCAATGGTTATATCGACGATGTTCGTGGCTGGGATTTCGTGAATGATGACAATGACCCCAATGATGACAACAGCCATGGCACGCATGTCGCAGGAATCGCGGCAGCCGAAACCAACAATAGTGTTGGTGGCGCCGGTGTGGCCTGGAACGCCCAAATCATGCCTGTTAAAATGCTGCAAAGTTCGGGGACCGGCACCTCCAGTGATTTGGCCGCGGCGATTAACTATGCCGCTCAGAACGGCGCAACGGTCATCAATATGAGCCTCGGCAGTTATGCGGAATCACAAACAGTCAAAGCGGCGTTGGAAAATGCCTACGTAACGGCAGTGCTGGTCGCTGCGGCAGGTAATGATGGCTACAAGGTCGATCCACCCTATCCGCCGTTTCCGGTTTACGCGCCCGCTTATCCGGCTTGCTACTCTTTCGTCATCGGCGTTGAGGCAACCACTCAGTCAAACACACTAGCCGCATTTTCCAACCGTGATCTTTCAGGTCCCGTGGTGGCTGCTAATGATTTTAACCATAACTATGAAATCAGAGCGCCGGGCGTGGACATCTGGAGCACCTTCCCCAGCAGCGATTATCACAAATTAAACGGTACCTCCATGGCAAGCCCCATTGTTGCCGGAGCCGTCGCTTTGATCAAAGATCACAATCCCAATATGTCAACAGAGGCTCTTTTTGCCAGGCTCATTCAAAGCGCAAACAATGGCATTTTGGATATATACGAGGCGATGACCCAGCAGCTGACGACTGACCTCCACTATGTGAATTTTACCCTATTGGATACTCTCGCCGGTGACGATGGCGACGGCATACCCGATGCCGGAGAAACAATCCAGATCTTTGTTACTGTAAAAAACGCTGGCGGTGATGCTGACAGCGTTTGGTCGCAAATTCGTTTGGGTCAATTTGAAGATCCAGGTACAGCAACAATCGATAATGCAAATAGCCTGCTTGGAGATTTATCGCCGTATGCCACTCTGACAGGTGAAGACTTTCCATTTGTTTTGACCATCGATAGTGATGTTTCAAATAACCGTAACATTGTCCTTGAAGTTGAAATTTTTTCCAGACAGCAAAGCTTCGGCACAGAAGAAATCATCATTACTGTGCAAAATGGCTTTGAAATTTCCGGCTTAATCAGTCAAAACACGATCTGGGATGCTTCGAAAGAATATTTGGTTACTGGCAACTTGCGAGTTGAAACCGGCGTCACTCTCCAATTGGACCCTGGCGCCCGTGTCCTTCTTATCGAAGGCGCGACAATAGATTGTTGGGGTTCACTAATCGCTTTGGGTACGCCTGAAAATCCAATTTTTATCGGCAGCAATTCAGTGGAAAATCGTGGCAAGGGTTTCTCTTTCCGCAGCGGCAATACATTCCAATTTGATTATTGCCATTTTGACAATCTAAATTCTCTGTTCGAGAATCTCGGTGCTCGGATTGAGGTTACGAACTCTCAAATCACAAATTGCGGCGATGAGTTTTTGAATGGCTTTGTGTTTAAGGGTGGAGATTTCCACGTTACGGAAAGCAATCT is part of the candidate division KSB1 bacterium genome and harbors:
- a CDS encoding S8 family serine peptidase, translating into MKIIKSISIILVFVLHAFAQESTSSLQNDPHNPPFRENTILLKFKDDISFNKSLLKGNSIATGISTIDQLNQTYRVESMVSVFKNTKSKSNKTFFLDASGEKRDIPSLDKIYKIKYQARISPKQLAEQYAQDPNIEYAEPDYYFFKSDTHPNDPLYTNGDQWHFAAVNAPAAWDLSTGSNSQIIGIIDTGVDWNHPDLNDNIWSNTQEIANNGIDDDGNGYIDDVRGWDFVNDDNDPNDDNSHGTHVAGIAAAETNNSVGGAGVAWNAQIMPVKMLQSSGTGTSSDLAAAINYAAQNGATVINMSLGSYAESQTVKAALENAYVTAVLVAAAGNDGYKVDPPYPPFPVYAPAYPACYSFVIGVEATTQSNTLAAFSNRDLSGPVVAANDFNHNYEIRAPGVDIWSTFPSSDYHKLNGTSMASPIVAGAVALIKDHNPNMSTEALFARLIQSANNGILDIYEAMTQQLTTDLHYVNFTLLDTLAGDDGDGIPDAGETIQIFVTVKNAGGDADSVWSQIRLGQFEDPGTATIDNANSLLGDLSPYATLTGEDFPFVLTIDSDVSNNRNIVLEVEIFSRQQSFGTEEIIITVQNGFEISGLISQNTIWDASKEYLVTGNLRVETGVTLQLDPGARVLLIEGATIDCWGSLIALGTPENPIFIGSNSVENRGKGFSFRSGNTFQFDYCHFDNLNSLFENLGARIEVTNSQITNCGDEFLNGFVFKGGDFHVTESNLFHNVFARNISDLRNNCEFRNNNFSFNSVGHLSSLGFLNFTSDDFVFDKNNSINNDAPVVWINFTHQPSHDMSGNYWGSSDLDAIHAAIYDFGEDAQLPGAVVEPFLTAPSDSAHGVVWKVEINGLNPQESAVDPIGSETVKFDVFFNTAMDTSVTPFLSFGVRAPFTQHVMQDNASWSADSTVWTAYFTSGLETGDGLQTIRVANARDAENFNIPTESTRFQFIIQAAAAASTQFIANADIGKVDLEWPVANSSDVLGYNMYRFEALTDTTFNDTLLINNVLITDSVYTDFNILPDVTYFYMYKVLGSDFTESDFSKTVTATPVNAAGGDANGDLAVNVLDITSIVNWILNQNPQPFLF